The Mustela nigripes isolate SB6536 chromosome X, MUSNIG.SB6536, whole genome shotgun sequence genomic sequence AGCTCAGTTCTAAATATGCAAAGACATTACAGCCTTGCTATTAACAAGATGACACAGATTGTAAGAATACATTTTACAAGCTCCAGTAAGACCCAACAGATCATCCGTTCTCTCTGCAAAGGCACACGTCCTTACAATAAGGTAGTGGTGGTGAAGGAATTCTAGGGGCAAAGACACATGGGTCTCATAATGGGATAATGGGATAGCCCAtgtgagaaagaggaaagataggTAGAAAACTGAAGTGGGGGTTGCTCCATCCCAGACTCAACAAGACCTTTCCTTCTGCCCGAGCTCCAAACTATCTCGCCCCCAAGCACCCTCTGATTGGCTGGGGCTGAGAACGGCTCTGCACTTCTGGAGTTACTTGGTGTGAGGTGAGGAGTGGGGCGGGATGTAGGCAGCTGGCTGAGGATAGGGCCGACAGCGACGCTGGTGACAGAACACACACGGAACACAACAAGGGGAGATCTGGCAATTTTCAGGCTAAAATGACCCAGTCCATGAGAAACTCAGAAGGTTCAAATTTCTGCAAAGGTGTCATTGCCAAACCTCCACCTCACCTTGACACATAACCTCACACAGTGTGAGTTGCAGTTGAGTTCAACTGTTTTCATTGCAGCACTTGAGGGCAAGTTGTTCTTTTtaaggtataaatatttttatctagcTACATGGATCTACAGAGATATTTACAactggcctctctgcctctcttctgggCTTGAAGCCTTCCCGTGCATTGCCGTGAGACACATCTTCAAACCTACTTTGCAGTCCCCACGGCTCCAGTCTCTCTGTATGACATCACCCCAAATAAACCGCTCATTTCCCACAGGGCTCAAAGGCCCTCCAGGGTTCTGGAAACCCAAATCCCAATAAATCATCCAATGCTTTTCTCCAGGAAGTAAGTCTTCCAATAGCCATGATGGGAGCCTCAGATGTGGggtcatttctcttctcccaacCTGGATCTTTCTGTGAGAGGTTTCCAAAAAGAGATCTATGATACTCCAGTggcaactttttaatttttagctgttttaggtgtgtttgtgtgtgcgtgtgcgtgcacacgaATACGAGGGTGATCGTGTGTGATTGTgcatgtgaatatatatgtagCTGTGAGTGTGTACCTGTTTGTGTATATCTTTGTTTGGTGCTGAGGGTGAGTGCCCACATGTCTTTACGTGTATGTGTGACTGCGTAGGTGTCTGTGGGTGTGTATGTGCAGGAGGCTGTATTTGTATGCTGTGTGTATAGAAAAGAAGAGAGCTGTCAAACTGGGCTGACCTAGGTAGTCAGCCCCTGGGGCTCCTTTGTACCTCTCTCCTTGGTCAATCCTCTCACCCCTCTGATGCTATCTTTCTATGGACTCCAAATCCAAGGCCATCCCAAGATGCAGGATGGGTTACTACAGTGCTCCTGGCCCCCAAAGGGCCCAGCCCTACTGTCCATGCCTGCAGCCCTCTCCCAGGCACCTTTAGCTCTCCACTTCCAGTGCTGCAGTGGATACCGTGGGCGATTTCCTCACATCAACCACCTGCTTCTGGCGGCCTTCAGCCCCGACATGTGTCGGGCTTACAATGTGATTGCAAGAAGGGGTTGAGTTCTCAAGGCTATATACAAGTCCCTCTCCAGTTCTTTAGCTTTCCCCACCCATTATCTACATCATATATCTGTGCTTAATGCACCTTCAAGgcactgctccccccacccaaacCCTGCCTTTGTTCCTCAGACCTGTCGTTTCAGGACAAAGCAACATGCTCTGCACTCCCAGCTTATCCCCTGTTCAAGCGCTTCCTATCTCAAAGCACTAAATTGTCACTTTCTGGGACTACCTTCACTTCTCGTGTGTCTTCTTTCCAGGAGACAGCACAGACGGgtggagagaggaggtgggggggaccGGGAGACACTGCTCCCTGGAACAGGAAGTTGGAAAGAAACAGTCAGTTAACCAGCCCGGCCAAATACGCACCCCCCACTAATGTGGGAACAGGCCAAAGGAATTTGGATGGTTCTAGAAGAGCCACCAATGCGAAATACATATGCTTTTGGGTGTTTTTCCTTTCACACTCATTCGAATCATGctctcatacacacacagcaTATACCCATGTGCGTCCACACAAGCACACATACTCTTTCATAGGGGTTGTTATATATACACTTTTATACACACCGATATAGATTTACATTACTATACACAGAACTGTACAGCTTCTCAAATGGGTGTATGTACATACAGAATTACTGTGACGCACACATGCACTCAGCtatacacagaaacacaaacacgGACACACAGTTAAAAGGGTAGGTGTCTGAGGGGCTCTGGGAGAGGCTGCCTAGGCAGGAAGGAGAAACACAGGCTGAGTGCTCGGCAAGTCTTGTTCCCCCATGGCCTCCATTAACGAGGTGGAGCTGCTAGGAAAGGGAGCGCAGGCTCCTTTCTATTTCCCTTGGTGGCCCCCCGGGTGGGCAGTACCCATGTTTCATGTGCTTGGTTCACACTCACTGGCCGGTCATGGGCCACTTCCTGCAGAGATGTTCCGCGTGCTATAGAATGAGGTCTGGTGCCTAGTAGCTAACCTGATGGAGCGCCCCCATTTGtaaagaggggaggagaaaggggagcacTTCAGTTGAGAGAGTTAAGAGgacaaggagaaagaagaacaagtgGCATGGCTCTACCACTTACCAGCCATAAGCTCCATCTTCTCCCCTCGGAAGAGTGGGGACAACGTGCTTTGCCTTCCCTGGCTCACTGGGCTCCTGTGAGGCCGTGACAATATGATGGGTCGGTGAGCTTGTTGACATCTGCTACGCACTAGACACACAGGATTACTACAGAGATTCACAACAACTGTTTGTCTGCTGTTCTAGACCAGGGAATGAAACAGCAAGTTGGAATTTCCTGACCCTAGTCTTCTTTCAGCAAGTGTTTGCTCTGGGACTAGTGATCAAGTCAGCATCTGACCTGGACAGACGTACCCAGTCCCCAGTCTGTAATATCAAACATCATCAAGCAGAAATATAGACAAGAGAAGTCCCAGTCCCTCCAGAGATGCCAGTTCAATCTGGGAATCTCCAACTTGACCTCATCACCCCCTGCAAGCTCCTGCTGGAAACATGATCTCTCACTTTGACATCTCACTCAGTGGGGAAGAGGCACTTTCAGATCTCCCCAAGTCACCTAGAGCCAGCCCCCTGCACTTTCACACGATGGCTAGTGCCCCCCTGTGTGCCCCTGCTCAACCTAGCTTGACTTTCTCTGGTGAAACCTTAATCAGGGGGTGAGCAAGGACTCAATTCCTAGGaggggaaaaatagagaaaaaaaagtaatgtaaaaGGCAATTCAACACATcacggggctgggggtgggggtggggccggggccGAAAAACGCCCAGAAATGTTTCCGCATTCCTCTGTCTCCCGTCCTGGCTTTGTCCTCCGAGCATTTCCAGGGGCTTTTCTGTGCTTCTCAGATGTTAGGAGTCTTTGAAAAGGTGATAGTCCTCTGGCAGAAAAGGACAATCAGTGTGCTGGGATacctccagctcctcctcagtCCCTTTCCTTCCAGCTAGAACACTGATTCAACTGTccaaataatcacaaaataaagtgaaccaagaaaagaaggcaaaatggAATCAGGAGGAACCTTGAAAGGGGCACTAATAGAGATGATATGCCCAGTAGACAATGTTGAACACCACAAAGGCAAGAGGGAAGAGGATCCGGGACCACTTGTCGACCTGAGGGACATAGTCAGGGTCAAAGAGCTTGGAGGAGAACACTTCGCTGAAGGAGCACCTAGGACTCGGGGGGCGACTGTCATCAGACTCTGAGTTACTGTCCTTGTCTTGGTCAAAGCCTGGGAGCCCATCAACATTAAGGCTCCAGGTACTATCAAGATCACGCCTAAGTTGCTTCTCAAGGTCAAGGTAGCCACTCTCAACTCTGATGTCATCAGGCAAGCTACGGATCTCCTCAAGGTCGCTACGGATCTCCTCAAGGTCGCTACGGATCTCCTCAAGGTCGCTACGGATCTCCTCAAGGCTGTAGCTTGCTTCCTGCACACACCTGTGGCCATAGACAAGCAGATACCTGCCCCTAGGGCCATGGCCATGACTCTCATCCGAGCTCAAGTTCTCTTTGGGATCTTCTGGGTCACGAGTATCAGCATGGCCATGGGCGTCAGCACGGTTGTGGATTTCAGGACAAATAACACCGTCATCAGTCTCAGAACCACTAAAGTGAAAGCCATTCCTGTGCAGGGCCTGCTCTGAGGTGGAGGGGCGATCACTCAGGCTTTCCCTAGAGCCCGTCCAGGCCTGCTCCgagagagaagaaagtgagcTAAGGCTTTCTGAGGTGGCCAATGGGGCCTGCCCTGGGATGGAGATCAAAGAGCTGAGGCTTTCTAGGCTTGCCAGGCAGGCCTGCACTGGTCTGGAGGAAAGAGAGCCACTTTCGTCTTCTATGCTAATCTGGTCACCCTTCAGGGAGATGGTAGATAGACTTCTGACTTCGGGATGGTCATAGCCTACATGAATAAGCACCGGtggcggggagggaggaagagggcgAGGGCTTTCCGCGTCAGCACTCGCGGTGTGACTGGTGATCTTTTCCACTGACAGAATCATCTCTTTCCGGCATCTCCGGCGTGCAGAGGGCTGAGGAACAGGACCAAGAGGCTGTTAGCATGTAAGACAAACCCGCGGGGGCTGCCCAGCCCGTGTCTCCCTGGGGCAGCTGCTCTCTCCGCAGTGCTCTGTGGTGGAAGGAGCCAAGCCTCCTCAGGCAGGTGTGGCTGGGCTTCCTGTGAAGGAAGCGGGAGCCGCCGGGAGGTACCGTACTGCCCGCGAGCGACAAAAGGCTCAGCATGGCTTTGGGAATGGAAAGAGCAAAGGAAGGAGGGGTAGGCCGGCTCCTCCggcctctttctcttccttccagccGGCCTgagctcctcttccctctgttccATCCCCAGCCCTTGAAAGTGGGCGAAGTGGACTGGATTTGAAGTCAAAGGGTCTGGGAAGGtctagttctgccacttactgcTTTGTGACCTTGCGACAATGATTTGACCTATAAAGGAGTGACGATaaagtgttctatttctttgttatctgatgtgtgtgtgtgtgtgtgtgtgtgtgtgtgtgtgtgtgtgtgtgtgagtgtgtgccgTGTGAGGATTAAGGGAACTACGAAATGTGAAAGGGTCAGGGGCTAAGCTCAGGCTTAAGAAGGTGCCTAATCCCTAATCAGGGAAAGCTGACTGTTTTTCAGAGAACCAAACCTGCACCATCACTTCCTGGTAGCGGTAGCGGGCCATGACTCTTCGGGCTCTCCTCTGTCGCCTTTGGGTGCGCCTGGATCGTCCTCGGCTGTAGAAAAGATAGTTGATGGAGACATACTCCAGCAAGGACAGGAACACGAAGAAGAAGCATACGACCATATAGATGTCGATGGCCTTAATACAGGCCACTTGGGGGAGTTTATCCCACAGATGAGAGTTGATGGCGTTCAGGATGAGCATCGACGTCAGACCTATAAAGAACATGGCACAGGGTTAGCCCCCTCAGGTGGCTGAAGTTCTTGGTAAGCCATTGGGCCCATATCCTACAGGAAGGGAGCAGCCATCCTCCCTGGGGCTGGGAAAGCCCGCAGCCAAAGGCCTTCAGCTCTCTGGGCCTGGGGACTTCGCTCAAGTGCTCTCTTTGCTCTTTGTCCCCAGCTTTACACCCAGCCTGTACTTTGatgattctgtgatttttctcattGCACTTAGGATCAAGTCCAAAGTCTCCAGCCATGGTTTCACAGTGACTTACACCTCCAGCCTCTTTTGCCCTCCAGCGCATAGGCTTTCTTTTAGATCATGTCCCTCAGAAAGGTCTGTGAGCCCttaaaatattacacaaatatCAAAGGTTTAGTCCAACATGTGCTCCTAAAGGACTCTGCCCCATAGATGGTGAAGAAAAAACCAGACCTGGATGTGGGGCCCACCACGACCAGATCAACTTGGGAGCTGATTCCGTAGGCCCCACCCTGGTACTATTCGAAACCTCTGGTTCTCCCCGTTGCTTGGACATGACGTTCTAACTGCTTAAACGCGAACTGCAAGGTCTTTCCAAgtcacccctcctctctctctgcaactCCTCTATTTCCCCACAGCTCCTACCCCAGGCACGCTGTGACTCAGTCCCCTTTTAGGGcccctgtatcttttttttttttttaattaaagatttttatttattcatttgacagaggcaCAGCGAGAAAGgggatacaagcagggggagtgggagagagaagcaggcttcccgctgagcagggagcctgatgcggggttcgatcccaggaccctgggatcatgacctgaactaaaggcagatgcttaatgactgagccaccccggtgtcccccactgtgtcttttgatagcAATTTCATGTTTTAGTGAATGACAAGTCTTGTGCCTCTGCTTCCTACAAGTCTTGATAACCCAGTCTGAGCAAGACTTTTCTGGTGCAGTTTTAGCCAATAAGATCTGGGTCATTTCCTCCTTCGGCATCTCACAGTATCTATCCCAGCATTCCACTAGATTACTCATTGAGGGTTAGGACTTCATTGGAAGTCCTACTGCCATTTTGATGGGCATCTTGATATGTTGCTTAATCAAAGTTTGCTGTATTGCATTTCTGATCTAAATTTGTGCCTTGTCCATTCACGTATCCAGCAAATAATGCACTCTAGTGCTTTGGCTCTGACATACCAAGATCCCAGCCCtgatggcttttttccccccacacttGTCTGTAATATCAGTCTCTCTGCTGGGCTACGCCCCTGGACAaatgcttccctgcttgtgcagtCACATACCCCTCAAGTATTACTCTCCTACTCCTGACTTTTTTCTGAGCAAGAGGATCCAGGTTCCTccctgggaagaggagaggaccTACCAACTGTCACCCTGGCTGCAGAAGATTCATAGTTCATCCAAAACGATATCCAAGAGACAACAGTGGTGAGAACAGTAGGCCAATAGATCTGCACAAGGTAGCTGGTGATTTCCCTCTGGACCAGGAACCTCAGTATCAGGCGCACATAGGAACCTGGCAAGGAGACACACTGGTGTTAGCACTGTAGGGCTGAGGGGATTTTCAGGGTGAAGTACCGGATAGAGGAGGGAAGCCCCTAATAGTCCAGCCTGGGCAGCCTGCCAATCTGACCCTATTTGCCACCTTAGGGACAGTGACAGTGGCATGTCTGTAGGCCCATATGGCATGGCtgatttgttttctcctctttccttcttcacttGTTTCATGTCAACTGGAGTTCTGAAATAGGAGGTATAGGGAATATTTCTAAGTGacaaacagagggagggggagaggctggCTCAAGAGAGGAAGAGCATGAAACTTTTACACCTGTAAAGCATCAAGGTTGGCCAAGGGCTTCCATACCCGTTTTCTCACTTGAAGGGGGTTTTGGAAGGTGTCTAGAGCCAGAAGGAGTAGGAGAGGAGGCAACAGAGAGTGCAGAGGTCAAAGGCAGGCAGATGTCCAGGAGTGTTCCAGGGTACAAGAGAGAAGAAACGGGAGAGAAGATCAGACCCACCTGTGTAGAAAGCCATCTCTTTGCTGGACATCGTCTTGCCCAGGAAGCTGAACTGAGGAATGTGCAGCTGCTCAGTCCCCTGGATGGCATTCCCATCGCCTTCCCAGTATAACACAATGTCTTCAACCGTGTAGCCatctgggagagggaaagaaatagagTCAGTCTGAGAAAGCAGGCATGGGCAGATTTCACTGCGGCGCAGGCTGTGGAAACCAAGGGATGGTCAGAGCCTGCACTCTGGGGGCACCTTTGAGGTTTTCGGAGTCTGAGCACAAAGGAGGGGGGGCACTTGGCAAGGGAATTCTCCCTTTGGAGTTTCTTggccaggaaagaaaacagagcaaacaGATGTGTTCCTATCCGCTAGCTTGTACATGGTTTCCCAATAGCAAGCTATAATTTCTCCGTGGGACTGACTATTCACACATGAAAGGCCACCTTCTCCCAGATGCTATGTGTATACTTCTGTctgtctgttcatctgttgaagagagagagaatgcggaGGAAGTAGGGGAGATAATGCCCCCCCTGCCACTGTCCGCTCTGCGTTTGGTTTCTGCAGGACAGTAACTTCAAGCAGAAAAGGAGGGGCCTTGGAAGACAGACGTACAGCTCTCCACTTCCAGCTTGCAGGCCTGCTTGTCCAGAGGGAATTTCTGCAGATCCAGGGAACAAGCTGCCGTGGTGGTAAGTCTgcagaggaaaagcaaaaggaagggaaaggaagagtcaagCCTGGGAAAGGTGCCGTTGCTGAGAAAACGGAGAGATACTCCAGGTACTGACCCACCCAACCCGTGCCCAAACTGCTTACGCCAGCAGTAACTGCTTACTGCCACTGCTCACTGCTCACTTGCTTACTAACGGACGAGCTGCTCACCTCCCTCCCTCATGGCGTACATTCTGTTAGAGGAAAGCTGGGTCACAGCTGTGTAGGCGGAGAGAGGGAATGTGTATGTGACAGAGACACCAAGAGGGCCGAAAGGAAACCTCAGGTCAGCAGGATGGGAAGGGCCCTTGAGGACActggacagagggacagaaagcGGCCTTATTGCTGAAGAAAGAGCAAGGCTGTCAATAGGAAATGGCGCTGCCCTGAAGCCGCTGAGCTGCCCGGTGCGACGTGGAGTGCGAGTACGTGGTGTGCGGGCATGGGTGCGAGCTGTAGCTCAGGCCCGACGGTGGCTGTGGCGGCTGCTCCGCAGCGCTCTCGTCTCTGTGCACACGGGCCACCGGGGCTGTGCAAAATGACAGCACTAGGTGTAAGGGGGTAGGAGCTATTCGCATCTCTAAGGCGGGCTGTGGAGTGCTGGCCGGGGGCTTCAAGTTGCCACGTGGTGTGTCTGTGAGAAGAATCTGAGGAAGGACCTTGGAGGAGCCGCAGAAGTGGCCGAAGGGAGACCGGGCCCAGTCCCTTTCAACCTTCGAGGTCATTTCCATTTTGTACACAGGGTAGGCTGCGCGCGTGCGTGATCCTTGCATGGATCCTGCAtgcagctttgttgttcttttcactCTAGCACCTTGGGCGgcggagaaaggagagagaaaccaagggACGGAGCGGGAGCaccccagagaaagagagactcagAGATGGGGGCTGAGCCCTGGTGCAACTGCCTCTTGCAGCAATTTTCTGAGCTGCGCCTTCTCTCTCACGCTTGTCTTAGCGATAGTTTGTAAGAGATGATGCTGCGAGGGGAGCCCCAGCGACCACACGCTGGGCTCTAAATCAGCCAGTGAGGATGTCCTGCTCGTGTGCCTCCTGTGTGTGCAGAGCCTTACTCGACAGACATACATGGCACACCCCCGGTCCCGGCCTGATGCAGATACGACCAACAACCGATGACCACTGCGTGGGCTTCGGCAttcatttgtctccctccctcgcATCacggaagagaaaagaaacaaagataccTAACAGAATGTACGCCATGCCAAGGTGGAGGGAGAGTTCTTCGAATGCAGAAAATCAAGGAGGGTTTCCTGACAAAGACGGCATTGAAGTTAGGGACTGAAGGATGGGCAAGGTGTGCGGACACGACAGCCGAGGACGGCTGTGGAAAAGTCCGAAGGTTTCACTTTGACTGCTAGGTAGGCTGAGTGAGGGGGCAGTTGCAAGACACCAACGGGCTCCTTAGTGTGTCCCTTACGTGCATTCATGGGCTACTCCGTGGGGAGAAGGAAGCCTGCCAGGGGAAGACTCACCGCATGCCATACCGCACTGTTCCATCTGGGTGAAGCTGAAACACGCGATTTTCCACAGTTATGTCATGCACAAAAGCATCCTTGCTATTTAGAAAGTAGCAGTCAGGGACCCACAACTTCTCCAGCATCCGATAGTCCAGGGTCAAGTTCAGGTTGGTCTCATGGTATGCTAAACGTGGATCTTTCCAGGTTTGATGAAAAAACATTGTGATCGTATAGTCCTGAGGAGAAAAAGGGAACTCCCAGTCGTGAATGAGGTTGTGTGGCTGTTCACcctcaaagtgtgtgtgtgcgtgtgtgcgtgcaggTGTACAAAACACATCCCAAATATGGATGAGTACTGGGACATGTAAGAGTGTTAAATGTGAAGAATAAACTGAGCTTCATACAATTACAATCTGGGTTAAGAAGTGAAATATTACCAACAACTTTCAAGTTTCAATGTGTTTCTTCCAGAACATACTCTCCACACCTACCTCCCAGCCGTATCCATTATCTTAGATTTTAATGAGAATAGCTCTGCTGCTTTTGGTTAACTTTATTGTCTATGTATGTATTTCTACGAAACATACTGCCTACTTGGatctatttttgaatttttcttccaaatggaaTCATACGTatgcattcataatttttttctttcactcaaaaTTCTATTTGTGACATTCCTTCATGTTGATGTCTGTAATTAAAATTTGTTCAGTCGCACTGGAGAGAACATTCTCTCATgtgaatatattatgtattacacCAAAGTcagcatgaaataaaaataatgacatgaAAGTTCCACTTTACCCCCACTGCTACCGTCTGACTTTTGACTTTTGCCCATCTGGTACATATAGAATGGATTCTTGCTCTGatcttattttgcatttcagTGATTAATAATAAAGTCAAACACACTTTCACATGTTCATCTGGTACTTGGTTTTCTTCACAAAAGTGAAGTTCCTGTTCAAATTCTCTaatcatttttctattgttttaaaaatattcttattggggcacctggggggctcagtgggttaagcgtctgccttcggctcaggtcatgatcccagggtcctgggatcgagccccacatcgggctgcctgctcagcagggagtccgcttctccttctgcctgctggtctccctgcttgtgttc encodes the following:
- the GABRQ gene encoding gamma-aminobutyric acid receptor subunit theta, giving the protein MGIRGMLRAAVLLLLIRTWLAEGHDPSPTPEFHFELSPTVPEVVLSLFNCKNCANEAVVHKILDRVLSKYDVRLRPNFGGAPVPVGISMYVSSIEQISEMTMDYTITMFFHQTWKDPRLAYHETNLNLTLDYRMLEKLWVPDCYFLNSKDAFVHDITVENRVFQLHPDGTVRYGMRLTTTAACSLDLQKFPLDKQACKLEVESYGYTVEDIVLYWEGDGNAIQGTEQLHIPQFSFLGKTMSSKEMAFYTGSYVRLILRFLVQREITSYLVQIYWPTVLTTVVSWISFWMNYESSAARVTVGLTSMLILNAINSHLWDKLPQVACIKAIDIYMVVCFFFVFLSLLEYVSINYLFYSRGRSRRTQRRQRRARRVMARYRYQEVMVQGDQISIEDESGSLSSRPVQACLASLESLSSLISIPGQAPLATSESLSSLSSLSEQAWTGSRESLSDRPSTSEQALHRNGFHFSGSETDDGVICPEIHNRADAHGHADTRDPEDPKENLSSDESHGHGPRGRYLLVYGHRCVQEASYSLEEIRIESGYLDLEKQLRRDLDSTWSLNVDGLPGFDQDKDSNSESDDSRPPSPRCSFSEVFSSKLFDPDYVPQVDKWSRILFPLAFVVFNIVYWAYHLY